From Triticum urartu cultivar G1812 chromosome 2, Tu2.1, whole genome shotgun sequence, a single genomic window includes:
- the LOC125540686 gene encoding L10-interacting MYB domain-containing protein-like yields the protein MEKVKEPKANWDSAAHTIFMNACVEEVRANNRNGGYLSDIGQANLHKKFNERSGRNYSTRQIKNRWGVCRSEYNTWKTLIQQASGLGRDEHTHTIAATNEWWALEIKAHPEAAKFRYAPLAEEEKMLDVFDTTCVTVGIYETFNHQHSSLRNVNERTFGVLKMKWRILEDGGIPRYKPETQKMIVTACMCLHNWIRDSKLRDEHFDKFNNDAYVQPPLAFTGVNALPPEDDGTMNAVREAIASSLVP from the exons ATGGAGAAAGTCAAAGAACCCAAAGCAAATTGGGATAGTGCTGCTCATACAATTTTTATGAATGCGTGCGTAGAGGAGGTTCGAGCAAATAACCGCAACGGTGGTTATTTGTCGGACATAGGACAAGCTAATTTGCATAAAAAGTTCAACGAACGCTCTGGAAGAAACTATTCGACCCGGCAAATCAAAAATAGGTGGGGTGTATGTAGAAGCGAGTACAACACATGGAAGACATTGATCCAGCAAGCATCTGGCTTAGGAAGAGATGAGCATACACACACTATTGCAGCTACAAATGAGTGGTGGGCATTGGAGATAAAG GCACATCCAGAAGCTGCCAAGTTTCGCTATGCTCCACTAGCGGAGGAGGAAAAAATGTTAGACGTTTTCGATACTACTTGTGTCACAGTTGGGATATATGAGACATTCAACCATCAACATTCTTCATTGCGAAATGTCAACGAAAGAACATTTGGTGTTCTCAAGATGAAATGGCGAATTCTTGAAGATGGAGGCATACCTCGGTACAAACCGGAGACCCAAAAGATGATTGTCACTGCATGCATGTGTCTCCATAATTGGATTCGTGATAGCAAGTTACGTGATGAGCATTTTGACAAGTTCAACAATGATGCATATGTGCAACCTCCATTGGCGTTTACAGGTGTCAATGCTCTACCACCAGAAGATGATGGTACCATGAACGCAGTACGCGAGGCGATTGCTTCTAGTCTCGTACCTTGA
- the LOC125534759 gene encoding acireductone dioxygenase 2-like produces the protein MRCFSKCRASATGIRQGRWEEVAPLSPELQIHGSSSSEQDIRDVYPKKLPNYKAKLKNFEEHLHTDEEIRYFLEGSGYFDARDQNEEWICIAVKERGMIVLPAGMCHGFTLDNDNYIKGNGLKHLGIE, from the exons ATGAGGTGCTTCAGCAAG TGTCGTGCCTCTGCGACCGGGATCAGGCAAGGTAGATGGGAAGAAGTGGCGCCCCTCTCCCCTGAGCTCCAgatccatggcagcagcagcagcgag CAGGACATCCGCGACGTATATCCCAAGAAGTTGCCAAACTACAAGGCCAAGCTGAAAAACTTTGAAGAGCACTTGCATACTGACGAAGAGATACGCTATTTTCTTGAGGGCAGTG GATACTTTGATGCGAGGGACCAAAATGAAGAGTGGATCTGTATAGCAGTGAAGGAAAGGGGCATGATTGTTTTGCCTGCAGGAATGTGTCACGGATTCACGTTGGATAATGACAACTACATCAAAG GCAACGGCCTAAAGCATCTTGGGATAGAATAG